From the Synechococcus sp. HK01-R genome, one window contains:
- the pds gene encoding 15-cis-phytoene desaturase: protein MRVAIAGAGLAGLSCAKYLADAGHTPVVLEARDVLGGKVAAWKDEDGDWYETGLHIFFGAYPNMLQLFKELGIEDRLQWKSHSMIFNQPEEPGTYSRFDFPDLPAPINGVAAILGNNDMLTWPEKISFGLGLVPAMLRGQGYVEECDKYSWTEWLRLHNIPERVNDEVFMAMSKALNFIDPDEISATVVLTALNRFLQEKNGSQMAFLDGAPPERLCQPIVDHIEACGGEVHLNSPLREIQLEPDGRVAGFRIGGINGQEGREIKADAYVSALPVDPFKLLLPEPWKQMEVFRKLDGLRGVPVINLHLWFDRKLTDIDHLLFSRSPLLSVYADMSITCREYEDPDQSMLELVFAPAKDWIGRPDEEIIEATMGELKKLFPMHFGGEHPAQLRKYKVVKTPLSVYKTTPGCQQLRPDQSTPIKNFFLAGDYTMQRYLASMEGAVLSGKLCAQAVDRQEGHLRSSSGNTAPATA from the coding sequence ATGCGCGTCGCCATTGCAGGAGCTGGTCTTGCCGGTCTGTCCTGTGCCAAGTATCTGGCCGACGCCGGGCATACCCCCGTCGTGCTCGAGGCCAGGGACGTGCTCGGCGGCAAGGTCGCGGCCTGGAAGGACGAGGACGGTGACTGGTACGAGACCGGCCTCCACATCTTTTTCGGCGCTTACCCGAACATGCTTCAGCTCTTCAAAGAGCTCGGGATTGAAGACCGTCTTCAGTGGAAGAGCCACTCAATGATCTTCAATCAGCCAGAGGAGCCTGGCACCTACAGCCGCTTTGACTTCCCGGATCTGCCGGCCCCGATCAATGGTGTAGCGGCGATTCTTGGCAACAACGACATGCTCACTTGGCCCGAGAAGATCAGCTTCGGGCTCGGTCTGGTGCCAGCGATGTTGCGGGGTCAGGGCTACGTCGAAGAGTGTGACAAATATTCCTGGACTGAGTGGCTGCGACTGCACAACATTCCGGAGCGGGTGAACGACGAGGTGTTCATGGCCATGAGCAAGGCGTTGAACTTCATTGATCCCGACGAAATCTCTGCCACCGTGGTGCTCACGGCCCTGAATCGTTTTCTGCAGGAGAAGAACGGTTCTCAAATGGCGTTTCTTGATGGGGCGCCTCCGGAGCGTCTCTGCCAGCCGATCGTTGATCACATCGAAGCTTGTGGCGGAGAGGTGCATCTCAACAGTCCACTGAGAGAGATCCAGCTCGAGCCCGACGGACGTGTTGCCGGTTTTCGGATCGGTGGCATCAATGGCCAGGAGGGACGCGAGATCAAGGCGGACGCCTACGTGAGTGCCTTGCCGGTGGATCCCTTCAAGCTGCTGCTGCCTGAGCCCTGGAAACAGATGGAGGTGTTTCGCAAGCTGGATGGCTTGCGTGGGGTTCCTGTGATCAACCTGCATCTGTGGTTCGATCGCAAGCTGACCGATATTGATCATTTGCTGTTTAGCCGCTCCCCTCTGCTCAGTGTGTATGCCGATATGAGCATCACCTGTCGCGAATATGAGGACCCGGATCAATCAATGCTTGAGCTGGTGTTCGCTCCAGCAAAAGACTGGATCGGCAGGCCTGATGAGGAGATCATCGAGGCCACGATGGGTGAACTGAAAAAACTTTTCCCAATGCACTTTGGTGGTGAGCACCCTGCTCAGTTGCGCAAGTACAAAGTGGTGAAAACCCCGCTTTCGGTTTACAAGACCACTCCAGGTTGTCAGCAGCTTCGCCCTGACCAGAGCACCCCGATCAAAAACTTCTTTTTGGCAGGTGATTACACGATGCAGCGGTACCTTGCTTCGATGGAGGGTGCTGTTCTCAGTGGCAAGCTCTGCGCTCAGGCGGTAGACCGTCAAGAGGGTCACCTGCGATCATCATCAGGAAACACTGCGCCGGCCACGGCTTGA
- a CDS encoding NAD(P)H-quinone oxidoreductase subunit M → MAETLLKCTTRHVRLFTARVENNNLVPADDQLTLDLDPDNEFLWNEAAVATVQQRFRALVDHQAGQELSDYSLRRIGTELEGCIRELLQAGSLSYNPDCRVLNYSMGLPRTPELL, encoded by the coding sequence ATGGCCGAGACCCTGCTGAAGTGCACCACCCGCCACGTGCGGCTGTTCACCGCCCGGGTGGAAAACAACAACCTTGTTCCGGCTGACGACCAGCTCACCCTCGACCTTGATCCCGACAACGAATTTCTCTGGAATGAGGCTGCCGTGGCGACCGTGCAGCAGCGCTTCCGTGCGCTCGTGGATCACCAAGCTGGCCAGGAGCTGAGTGATTACAGCCTGCGCCGCATCGGCACCGAGCTTGAGGGCTGCATCCGTGAATTACTTCAGGCTGGATCCTTGAGCTACAACCCGGACTGCCGAGTCCTCAACTACTCCATGGGGCTACCCAGAACCCCTGAACTTCTGTGA
- a CDS encoding DUF3172 domain-containing protein, with protein MSRSPYDRRYDDRRYDDRRYEQRRAGGPAGPGPSGGPGGGGLKLNGASAAVLAGVLVIGIGIGSAVTSTTQGDQGNIASSQQLDMAVPDPEFCRQWGASAYVMDVEMYTTMNPVSSFVTQPSLQAGCVIRRENWAVLRKEGAITPAQERDCKQRMNTFAYIGSVRDKPVVRCVYQTDVSENKFITKGVADDTVGITPEAGQF; from the coding sequence GTGAGTCGCTCCCCCTACGACCGGCGGTATGACGATCGCCGTTATGACGACCGGCGCTACGAGCAGCGACGAGCAGGAGGGCCTGCGGGTCCTGGTCCCAGTGGTGGTCCTGGTGGTGGCGGTTTGAAATTGAACGGTGCCTCCGCCGCCGTGCTCGCCGGTGTGCTCGTGATCGGTATCGGCATCGGCAGCGCCGTGACCAGCACGACCCAGGGAGACCAAGGCAATATCGCCAGCAGCCAACAGCTCGACATGGCTGTTCCTGACCCGGAATTCTGCCGGCAGTGGGGAGCGAGTGCCTACGTCATGGATGTGGAGATGTACACAACCATGAACCCTGTAAGCAGCTTCGTGACCCAGCCATCACTCCAGGCGGGTTGCGTGATCCGGCGAGAAAACTGGGCCGTGCTTCGCAAGGAGGGGGCGATCACCCCAGCCCAGGAACGGGACTGCAAACAGCGCATGAACACCTTTGCCTACATCGGATCGGTTCGCGACAAACCCGTTGTGCGTTGCGTCTATCAAACCGACGTGAGCGAAAACAAATTCATCACCAAGGGGGTCGCCGATGACACCGTTGGCATCACTCCTGAAGCAGGTCAGTTCTGA
- a CDS encoding LysR family transcriptional regulator → MADLPFTLDQLRILRAIVSEGSFKKAADSLFVTQPAVSLQIQNLEKQLEVSLFDRGGRKAQLTEAGHLLLGYCDRILSQCHEACRALDDLHNLKGGSLVVGASQTTGTYLMPRMIGLFRQKYPDVAVQLHVHSTRRTGWSVANGQIDLAIIGGELPAELNDLLQVVPYANDELALVLPVKHPLARLLELSKEDLYRLGFVCLDAQSTTRKMVDQLLARSGLDVQRLRIEMELNSLEAIKNAVQSGLGAAFLPVVSIERELNAGTLHRPSVVDLQVRRQLKLISHPARYCSRASEAFRRDVLPVFASPDSPLRQSRSPQGAATQGAAKVEPLVDEDPQAPSQG, encoded by the coding sequence ATGGCTGATCTCCCGTTCACCCTCGACCAGCTGCGGATCCTGCGAGCCATCGTCAGCGAGGGCAGTTTTAAGAAGGCGGCCGACAGCCTGTTTGTCACCCAGCCTGCCGTCAGCCTTCAGATTCAGAACCTTGAAAAGCAGCTCGAGGTCTCGCTTTTCGATCGTGGAGGTCGCAAGGCCCAGCTCACTGAAGCCGGACATCTGCTGCTGGGCTACTGCGATCGGATCCTGAGCCAGTGCCATGAGGCGTGTCGTGCCCTCGATGACCTCCACAACCTCAAGGGCGGATCACTGGTGGTTGGAGCTAGTCAGACCACCGGCACGTATCTGATGCCCCGCATGATCGGGCTGTTTCGGCAGAAGTATCCGGATGTGGCGGTGCAGTTGCATGTTCACAGCACTCGACGCACCGGCTGGAGTGTGGCCAATGGCCAGATCGATCTGGCGATCATCGGCGGTGAACTTCCAGCCGAGCTCAACGATCTGCTCCAGGTGGTGCCTTATGCCAACGACGAGCTGGCCCTTGTTTTGCCTGTCAAGCACCCCCTCGCCCGTTTGCTGGAGCTCAGCAAGGAGGATCTCTACAGGCTGGGCTTTGTTTGTTTAGATGCTCAGTCCACCACGCGGAAGATGGTGGATCAGTTGCTCGCTCGCTCCGGTCTTGATGTCCAGAGACTGCGGATTGAGATGGAGCTCAATTCCCTCGAAGCCATCAAGAACGCCGTGCAGTCTGGTCTTGGCGCTGCATTCCTACCGGTGGTCTCGATCGAGAGGGAGCTGAATGCCGGCACCCTGCATCGGCCTTCGGTGGTTGATCTCCAGGTGCGCAGACAGCTCAAGCTGATCAGTCATCCCGCCCGTTACTGCTCAAGGGCCTCTGAGGCCTTCCGTCGCGACGTCCTGCCTGTGTTCGCTAGCCCTGACAGCCCCTTACGCCAGTCGAGATCACCCCAGGGAGCTGCCACCCAGGGAGCTGCCAAGGTGGAACCTCTGGTCGACGAAGATCCCCAGGCCCCTTCCCAGGGGTGA
- a CDS encoding NnrU family protein: MLMLLLLFAVIHSGGAALRSRAEARIGARAWRLIFAALSIPSAVVVIGYFLAHRYDGVRLWNLQGVPGLVPLIWGLTAISFLFLYPATYNLLEIPAVLKPQVRLYATGIIRISRHPQAVGQILWCFSHALWIGSSFMLVTCAGLIGHHLFAVWHGDRRLQERFGAAFDTLRDSTSVIPFVAIFDGRQQLAWRELLRPAQLGIVIAVGLFWWAHHWIPVGTTVFLHSRLESLLS, encoded by the coding sequence ATGCTGATGCTGCTGTTGCTCTTCGCTGTTATTCACAGCGGCGGAGCTGCCCTGCGCAGCCGCGCAGAGGCCCGGATCGGTGCCCGGGCCTGGCGGCTGATCTTCGCGGCGCTGAGCATTCCCTCAGCAGTGGTGGTGATCGGGTATTTCCTGGCGCATCGCTACGACGGAGTACGCCTCTGGAATCTCCAAGGGGTGCCTGGTCTGGTGCCGTTGATCTGGGGCCTCACGGCAATCAGCTTTCTGTTTCTCTACCCAGCCACCTACAACCTGCTGGAAATCCCGGCGGTGCTGAAGCCCCAAGTGCGCCTCTACGCAACAGGGATTATCCGGATCAGCCGCCACCCTCAGGCCGTGGGGCAGATCCTCTGGTGCTTCAGTCATGCCCTCTGGATCGGCAGCAGCTTCATGTTGGTGACCTGCGCCGGCCTGATCGGTCATCACCTCTTTGCCGTGTGGCACGGCGATCGCCGTCTGCAAGAACGCTTCGGCGCCGCCTTTGACACCTTGCGGGACAGCACATCTGTGATTCCCTTCGTGGCGATCTTTGATGGACGCCAACAGCTGGCATGGCGGGAGCTTCTACGCCCGGCTCAGTTAGGGATCGTCATCGCCGTGGGCCTGTTCTGGTGGGCCCACCACTGGATCCCGGTCGGCACCACCGTCTTTCTTCACTCACGGCTGGAGAGTCTGCTGAGCTGA
- a CDS encoding NAD(P)H-quinone oxidoreductase subunit 5 has protein sequence MHSAADYAWLIPVLPLLGAVLTGLGLISFNRTINRLRKPVAILLLSCVGAAAVISYAVLFEQLAGAPAVEHLFVWASAGSFNLPMGYVVDPLGAVMLALVTTIALLVLIYSHGYMAHDKGYVRFFTYLALFSSSMLGLVLSPNLLEIYVFWELVGMCSYLLVGFWYDRDGAAHAAQKAFVVNRVGDFGLLLGILGLFWATGSFDFQGIADGLSAAISNGTVPGWAALALCLFVFMGPMAKSAQFPLHVWLPDAMEGPTPISALIHAATMVAAGVFLVARLEPLYAQFPSVGLVIAVVGTITCFLGASIALTQMDLKKGLAYSTVSQLGYMMLAMGCGAPVAGMFHLVTHAFFKAMLFLGSGSVIHAMEDVVGHEPVLAQDMRLMGGLRKKMPITAITFLIGCIAISGIPPLAGFWSKDEILGQAFNSYPVLWAVGFLTAGMTAFYMFRLYFLTFEGDFRGHDKSLQHALMEAAGKSADEDHDHHAGSLHESPWSMTLPLAVLAVPSVLIGLLGTPWNSRFAGLLNPEEAAEMAEHFSWSEFLPLAGASVAISLTGITIAVLAYALHRLDLGQLVAARFPAINAFLANKWYLDAINEKLFVRGSRKLAREVLEVDAKVVDGVVNLTGLLTLGSGEGLKYFETGRAQFYALIVFGGVIGLVVLFGVLGGPIG, from the coding sequence ATGCATTCGGCAGCTGATTACGCCTGGTTGATCCCAGTGCTCCCTCTGCTCGGCGCAGTCCTCACAGGCTTAGGCCTGATCAGTTTCAACCGCACGATCAATCGGCTGCGAAAGCCAGTGGCCATCCTGCTGCTGAGCTGTGTGGGTGCTGCAGCCGTCATCAGTTACGCGGTGCTCTTCGAGCAACTTGCAGGGGCACCGGCAGTCGAACATCTGTTTGTTTGGGCCAGCGCCGGAAGCTTCAATCTGCCGATGGGCTACGTGGTCGACCCCCTCGGGGCCGTGATGCTGGCCCTGGTGACCACGATCGCCCTTCTGGTGCTGATCTACTCCCATGGCTATATGGCCCACGACAAGGGCTATGTGCGCTTTTTCACGTATCTCGCCCTGTTCAGCAGCTCCATGCTTGGTTTGGTGCTGAGCCCCAATCTTCTCGAGATCTACGTGTTCTGGGAGCTGGTGGGCATGTGTTCCTACCTACTCGTGGGCTTCTGGTACGACCGGGATGGTGCCGCCCATGCAGCCCAGAAGGCCTTTGTCGTGAACAGGGTTGGTGATTTCGGATTGCTCCTTGGAATCCTTGGTCTGTTCTGGGCCACGGGAAGCTTTGATTTCCAGGGGATTGCTGATGGCCTCAGTGCTGCCATCAGCAATGGCACGGTTCCAGGCTGGGCTGCCTTGGCTCTCTGTCTGTTCGTGTTCATGGGTCCGATGGCCAAGTCGGCCCAGTTCCCCCTCCACGTTTGGCTACCCGATGCCATGGAGGGTCCAACACCGATCTCCGCCCTGATTCACGCCGCAACGATGGTGGCGGCAGGCGTGTTTCTGGTCGCCCGACTGGAGCCTCTCTATGCCCAGTTCCCAAGCGTTGGTTTGGTGATCGCCGTTGTGGGAACCATCACCTGTTTCCTTGGCGCCTCCATCGCCCTCACTCAGATGGACCTCAAGAAAGGGCTCGCCTACAGCACCGTGTCTCAGCTGGGCTACATGATGCTGGCCATGGGTTGTGGGGCCCCGGTGGCTGGCATGTTCCACCTGGTGACCCATGCCTTCTTCAAGGCGATGTTGTTCCTGGGGTCAGGCTCCGTCATCCATGCCATGGAGGATGTGGTGGGCCATGAGCCCGTGCTGGCGCAGGACATGCGCCTGATGGGAGGACTGCGCAAAAAGATGCCGATCACAGCCATCACCTTCTTGATTGGCTGCATTGCCATCAGCGGTATTCCGCCGTTGGCCGGCTTCTGGAGCAAAGACGAAATCCTCGGCCAGGCGTTCAACAGCTATCCGGTTCTTTGGGCCGTCGGCTTTCTGACCGCCGGCATGACCGCCTTCTACATGTTCAGGCTTTACTTCCTGACCTTCGAAGGCGACTTCAGGGGCCATGACAAGAGCCTCCAGCACGCGTTGATGGAGGCTGCTGGCAAATCCGCCGATGAAGATCATGACCATCACGCCGGCAGCCTCCATGAGTCCCCCTGGTCCATGACCCTGCCTCTGGCCGTGCTTGCGGTGCCTTCTGTGCTGATCGGTCTCTTGGGCACCCCCTGGAACAGTCGCTTTGCCGGTCTGCTCAACCCTGAAGAAGCTGCCGAGATGGCCGAGCACTTCAGCTGGTCAGAGTTTTTACCCCTCGCCGGAGCCTCCGTCGCGATCTCCCTCACAGGCATCACCATTGCCGTGCTGGCCTATGCCCTGCATCGCCTCGATCTAGGTCAGCTGGTGGCGGCTCGCTTCCCGGCTATCAACGCCTTCCTCGCCAACAAGTGGTACCTCGATGCGATCAACGAGAAACTGTTTGTGCGTGGCAGCCGCAAACTTGCCCGCGAGGTGCTTGAGGTGGATGCCAAGGTTGTCGACGGTGTGGTCAACCTCACGGGCCTCCTGACCCTGGGCAGCGGTGAGGGGCTCAAATACTTTGAGACGGGCCGAGCCCAGTTCTATGCCCTGATCGTGTTCGGGGGCGTGATTGGCCTGGTGGTGCTCTTCGGAGTGCTGGGGGGCCCGATCGGCTAG
- a CDS encoding NAD(P)H-quinone oxidoreductase subunit 4, translating into MLEFAVSPPFDPTSPLTPELIEAGVPWLSLSILFPIVGALIVPFIPDQGEGKQVRWFALGVALITFLITGAAYLNGYDPSVSGLQLSERVSWLPDLGLTWAVGADGLSMPLILLTSFITALAVLAAWPVTFKPKLFFFLILAMDGGQIAVFAVQDMLLFFLAWELELIPVYLLLAIWGGKKRQYAATKFILYTAGSSLFILLAALAMGFFGGGTPNFEYSVLAQKGFGTGFQLLCYAGLLIAFGVKLPIVPLHTWLPDAHGEATAPVHMLLAGILLKMGGYALMRFNAEMLPEAHAQFAPLLVVLGVVNIIYAALTSFAQRNLKRKIAYSSISHMGFVLIGIGSFSALGTSGAMLQMISHGLIGASLFFLVGATYDRTHTLQLDEMGGVGQKMRIMFALWTVCSLASLALPGMSGFVSELMVFAGFATDEAYSLTFRIVIDGLAAVGVILTPIYLLSMLREIFFGKENTQLAANTNLVDAEPREVYIIGCLLVPIIGIGLYPRLMTDSYRSSIEALVNRDVVAMERIKQPTASMLRSVSLAPALLRAPTLPEA; encoded by the coding sequence GTGTTGGAGTTTGCCGTCAGTCCACCTTTTGACCCCACCTCACCCCTCACGCCTGAATTGATCGAGGCAGGGGTGCCCTGGCTGAGTCTCTCGATCTTGTTCCCAATCGTTGGAGCTCTGATCGTCCCCTTCATCCCTGATCAAGGTGAAGGGAAACAGGTGCGCTGGTTTGCTCTCGGCGTCGCCCTGATCACGTTTTTGATCACGGGAGCTGCCTACCTGAATGGCTACGACCCCAGCGTCAGTGGGCTGCAGCTCTCTGAACGGGTGAGCTGGCTACCTGATCTGGGCCTGACATGGGCCGTAGGAGCCGACGGGCTTTCGATGCCCCTGATTCTGCTCACCAGCTTCATCACAGCGCTGGCCGTTCTTGCAGCCTGGCCTGTGACCTTCAAGCCGAAGCTCTTCTTTTTCCTGATTCTGGCCATGGACGGCGGACAGATCGCTGTCTTTGCCGTTCAAGACATGCTGCTCTTCTTCCTGGCTTGGGAACTGGAGCTGATTCCCGTTTACCTGTTACTGGCGATCTGGGGAGGCAAGAAGCGTCAATATGCAGCCACCAAATTCATCCTCTACACAGCGGGAAGCTCTCTGTTCATCCTGCTGGCAGCCCTGGCGATGGGCTTTTTCGGCGGAGGCACCCCCAACTTTGAATACAGCGTGCTGGCTCAGAAGGGCTTCGGGACAGGCTTTCAGCTGCTCTGCTACGCGGGTTTGTTGATCGCCTTCGGCGTGAAGCTCCCGATCGTGCCACTCCACACCTGGCTGCCGGATGCCCATGGCGAAGCCACAGCACCTGTGCACATGCTGCTGGCAGGGATTCTGCTCAAGATGGGCGGCTATGCCCTCATGCGCTTCAACGCTGAGATGCTGCCCGAAGCCCATGCCCAATTCGCACCCCTTCTGGTGGTGCTCGGCGTGGTGAACATCATCTACGCCGCCTTGACCTCCTTTGCCCAGAGGAATCTCAAGCGCAAGATCGCCTACAGCTCAATCAGCCACATGGGTTTCGTGCTGATTGGCATTGGCAGCTTCAGTGCTTTAGGCACGAGCGGAGCCATGCTGCAGATGATCAGCCATGGACTGATCGGAGCCAGCCTCTTCTTCTTGGTGGGAGCCACCTATGACCGCACCCACACGCTCCAGCTCGATGAAATGGGAGGCGTGGGCCAGAAGATGCGCATCATGTTTGCGCTCTGGACCGTCTGCTCCCTCGCCTCTCTCGCCCTACCTGGCATGAGTGGTTTCGTGAGCGAGCTGATGGTCTTCGCAGGATTCGCCACCGATGAGGCTTACAGCCTGACCTTCAGGATCGTGATTGATGGCCTGGCGGCTGTGGGCGTGATCCTCACCCCCATCTACCTGCTCTCCATGCTCCGCGAAATCTTTTTCGGCAAGGAGAACACCCAACTGGCTGCTAACACGAATCTGGTCGATGCCGAACCGCGGGAGGTTTACATCATTGGCTGCCTGCTGGTGCCGATCATCGGAATCGGCCTCTATCCACGGCTCATGACGGACAGCTACCGCAGTTCGATTGAAGCCCTGGTCAACAGAGACGTGGTGGCAATGGAGCGAATCAAACAACCCACCGCCTCGATGCTGCGCAGCGTGTCCCTTGCACCAGCGCTTCTTCGAGCACCCACCCTGCCCGAGGCGTAA
- a CDS encoding LapA family protein, translating to MRQVNFTLIFAFGLAMVFFTLENTAATTVHLLPGLQYTLPLAALLLVFAGIGAVSAWFFAAWSGMLNNVEQFSREGELEAQQVRIKDLESDLNRYRATVETQLGLLPAAGGTGPDQSAEPSDHVDVQAS from the coding sequence ATGCGCCAGGTCAATTTCACCCTGATCTTTGCTTTTGGCTTGGCCATGGTGTTCTTCACCCTGGAGAACACAGCGGCCACCACCGTGCATCTGCTGCCGGGACTCCAGTACACACTGCCCCTGGCAGCCCTGCTGCTGGTGTTCGCGGGCATCGGGGCTGTGTCCGCGTGGTTCTTCGCCGCCTGGAGCGGGATGCTCAACAACGTGGAGCAGTTCAGCCGGGAGGGGGAGCTAGAGGCACAACAGGTCCGGATCAAGGATCTGGAAAGTGACCTCAATCGCTACCGAGCCACCGTAGAAACCCAGCTGGGCCTGCTTCCCGCGGCCGGAGGAACCGGGCCCGATCAGAGCGCTGAGCCCAGTGATCATGTGGACGTGCAGGCCAGCTGA
- a CDS encoding segregation/condensation protein A, whose amino-acid sequence MSEAGLIRNREGGARLAIRLLQDAAQRGDLDPWDVDVIAVVDGFLDQLRQRISVPRQVAETLRQRGGSYEQDLADSSEAFLAAAVLVGLKAEVLEAQTFPPEPVIEDCCDPEFGDQGWLNPEFDLPRRPERHLERRPVAPPPLRRPVTLGELIEQLEAIAEQLESDELELKRRQRQKRFSRREAIAQVAALAHREKLPETTAALGVFLNSWDAALHWTDFDALVNRWGEVAAQDLDTDRVGVFWALLFLSSQGQVELEQEGHLHAPLKLKRLLAPGTMAQLPLTSLEVPAVVPSGASLVA is encoded by the coding sequence TTGTCGGAGGCCGGGCTAATCCGCAATCGAGAGGGTGGAGCCCGCCTGGCGATCCGCCTTCTCCAGGATGCGGCCCAACGGGGTGATCTAGACCCCTGGGATGTTGATGTGATCGCCGTGGTCGACGGCTTTCTTGACCAGCTCCGCCAACGGATCAGCGTGCCCAGGCAGGTGGCCGAAACGCTGCGACAGCGAGGAGGAAGCTACGAACAGGACCTAGCGGACAGCAGCGAGGCCTTCCTGGCGGCAGCGGTACTCGTGGGGCTGAAAGCCGAAGTGCTTGAAGCCCAGACCTTTCCCCCTGAACCTGTAATCGAGGACTGTTGCGACCCTGAATTCGGAGATCAGGGGTGGCTCAACCCTGAATTTGATCTACCGCGGCGCCCTGAGCGGCATCTGGAGCGACGGCCTGTTGCCCCACCGCCGCTGCGCCGGCCGGTGACCTTAGGGGAGCTGATCGAGCAACTGGAGGCGATCGCCGAGCAGCTTGAATCCGATGAGCTGGAACTCAAGCGGCGTCAGCGCCAGAAGCGCTTCAGCCGAAGGGAAGCGATTGCCCAGGTGGCCGCCCTGGCCCATCGGGAAAAACTGCCGGAAACCACCGCAGCCCTGGGTGTGTTTCTGAACAGTTGGGACGCCGCTCTCCACTGGACCGACTTTGATGCGCTGGTCAACCGATGGGGTGAAGTAGCTGCCCAGGACCTGGACACCGATCGAGTCGGTGTCTTCTGGGCTTTGCTGTTTCTCTCCTCCCAGGGCCAGGTGGAGCTGGAACAGGAGGGCCATCTGCATGCTCCGCTCAAGCTGAAACGCCTGTTGGCACCAGGGACGATGGCCCAGCTCCCCCTCACCAGCCTCGAGGTGCCAGCTGTCGTGCCGTCTGGAGCATCGTTGGTGGCCTGA
- a CDS encoding NDP-sugar synthase, translating into MKAMILAAGKGTRVQPITHVIPKPMIPILQKPVMEFLLELLKEHGFNEVMVNVSHLAEEIENYFRDGQRFGVEIAYSFEGRIEDGELIGDALGSAGGLKKIQDFQTFFDDTFVVLCGDALIDLDLSEAVRRHREKGAIASLVTKRVPRDQVSSYGVVVTDEQDRISAFQEKPRVEEALSDTINTGIYIFEPAIFEHIPSGQPFDIGSDLFPKLVELGSPFYALPMDFEWVDIGKVPDYWQAIRSVLQGDVRQVGIPGKEVRPGVYAGLNVAANWDKINVQGPVYVGGMTKIEDGATILGPSMIGPSCHICEGAVIDNSIIFDYSRIGQGVQLVEKLVFGRYCVGKNGDHFDLQEAALDWLITDARRQDLVEPSPQQKAMAELLGTDLTPAAS; encoded by the coding sequence ATGAAGGCGATGATCCTGGCGGCCGGCAAGGGGACGCGGGTCCAGCCGATCACGCACGTGATCCCCAAGCCGATGATTCCGATCCTGCAGAAGCCGGTCATGGAGTTTCTGCTGGAGCTTCTCAAGGAGCATGGCTTCAATGAGGTGATGGTGAATGTCTCCCACCTCGCTGAGGAGATCGAAAACTATTTCCGAGACGGCCAGCGCTTCGGTGTCGAGATCGCCTACAGCTTCGAGGGTCGAATCGAAGACGGTGAGCTGATCGGTGATGCCCTCGGATCAGCCGGCGGACTCAAGAAGATCCAGGACTTTCAGACCTTTTTCGATGACACCTTTGTGGTGCTCTGCGGCGATGCCCTGATCGATCTCGATCTTAGTGAGGCCGTGCGTCGTCACAGGGAGAAGGGTGCGATCGCCAGCCTGGTTACCAAACGGGTTCCACGGGATCAGGTGAGCAGCTACGGCGTCGTGGTGACCGACGAGCAAGACCGCATCAGTGCCTTCCAGGAGAAGCCGCGCGTCGAGGAGGCGCTGAGCGACACAATCAATACCGGCATCTACATCTTCGAACCGGCCATCTTCGAACACATTCCTTCCGGGCAACCCTTCGATATCGGCTCGGATCTCTTCCCGAAGCTGGTGGAACTTGGTTCACCCTTCTACGCCTTGCCCATGGACTTCGAATGGGTCGACATCGGCAAGGTGCCCGATTACTGGCAAGCCATTCGCAGTGTTCTCCAGGGCGACGTCCGCCAGGTGGGCATTCCAGGCAAGGAAGTTCGCCCCGGCGTCTATGCCGGCCTCAACGTGGCTGCCAACTGGGACAAGATCAATGTGCAAGGCCCTGTCTATGTGGGTGGCATGACCAAGATCGAAGACGGCGCCACGATTCTCGGTCCCTCGATGATCGGTCCCAGCTGTCACATCTGCGAAGGGGCCGTGATCGACAACTCGATCATCTTTGATTATTCCCGGATCGGACAGGGGGTTCAGCTGGTCGAGAAGCTCGTGTTCGGCCGCTACTGCGTTGGCAAAAACGGCGACCACTTCGACCTGCAGGAAGCAGCCCTTGACTGGTTAATCACCGATGCCAGACGGCAGGACCTGGTGGAACCTTCTCCGCAGCAGAAGGCCATGGCAGAGCTCTTGGGCACGGATCTCACCCCGGCAGCGAGCTAA